In a single window of the Parafrankia irregularis genome:
- a CDS encoding acyl-CoA dehydrogenase family protein, giving the protein MGDTAVKGTGQTEVPAEASTETLETSETLTLDEYRARARVWIRENLRPVPAAGPAPVGMRTTETPPEVIAAGRALQRKLFDAGYAGITWPREYGGQGLGGEYERAFLEEARGYQMPNLGIAGGTTFGVCAMTMLAHASPDFLRRHIPRILTAEELFVQFFSEPEAGSDLAGVRSRAVREGGRWILNGAKIWSSGAYYADWGMCLARTDWDVPKHRGLTWFAVPIGAKGVTVRRIRQITGDAEFCEEFFDNVELTDDDVIGDVNDGWTVAQTMLMFERGGGLSHGGPVRKVPQGIAPDLVELARSVGRIDDPQARDLIVRAHVDDVARRALMARLGGLMRAEPGRAAHLASYAKLASGVHDPVRANLAMAIGGPDAVAWEENDEAAGRTAIGFLNSRFMSIAGGTNEVQRNGIGERVLGLPREPSFDSGKPFREVLRDARNWSGRAG; this is encoded by the coding sequence ATGGGGGACACCGCCGTGAAGGGCACGGGGCAGACCGAGGTGCCGGCCGAGGCCTCGACCGAAACGCTCGAAACATCTGAAACGCTGACCCTCGACGAGTACCGGGCCAGGGCCCGGGTCTGGATCCGGGAGAACCTCAGGCCCGTTCCCGCCGCGGGGCCGGCCCCGGTGGGCATGCGCACGACGGAGACACCTCCGGAGGTCATCGCCGCCGGCCGCGCGCTGCAGCGAAAGCTGTTCGACGCGGGGTACGCCGGCATCACCTGGCCGCGGGAATACGGCGGCCAGGGGCTGGGCGGGGAATACGAGCGGGCCTTCCTGGAGGAGGCGCGCGGCTACCAGATGCCGAATCTCGGCATCGCCGGGGGCACGACGTTCGGTGTGTGCGCGATGACGATGCTCGCGCACGCGTCACCGGATTTCCTGCGGCGTCACATTCCGCGGATCCTCACCGCCGAGGAGCTGTTCGTGCAGTTCTTCTCGGAGCCGGAGGCGGGATCCGATCTCGCCGGCGTCCGGTCGCGGGCGGTCCGGGAGGGCGGTCGCTGGATCCTGAACGGCGCGAAGATCTGGAGCAGCGGCGCCTACTACGCCGACTGGGGCATGTGCCTGGCCCGCACCGACTGGGACGTCCCCAAGCATCGTGGCCTGACCTGGTTCGCGGTGCCGATCGGCGCCAAAGGCGTGACGGTCCGGCGGATCCGGCAGATCACCGGCGACGCCGAGTTCTGCGAGGAGTTCTTCGACAATGTCGAGCTGACCGACGACGACGTGATCGGCGACGTCAACGACGGCTGGACGGTCGCGCAGACCATGCTGATGTTCGAACGGGGCGGCGGGCTGAGCCACGGTGGCCCGGTACGCAAGGTCCCCCAGGGCATCGCGCCGGATCTGGTCGAGCTCGCCCGGTCCGTCGGCCGGATCGACGACCCGCAGGCCCGGGACCTGATCGTGCGGGCGCACGTCGACGATGTTGCCCGCCGTGCGCTGATGGCCCGGCTCGGCGGCCTCATGCGGGCCGAACCGGGCCGGGCCGCCCACCTGGCGTCGTACGCCAAGCTGGCCTCCGGTGTCCACGACCCCGTCCGGGCGAACCTCGCGATGGCGATCGGCGGCCCGGACGCGGTGGCCTGGGAGGAGAACGACGAGGCCGCCGGGCGCACCGCGATCGGCTTCCTCAACAGCCGCTTCATGTCGATCGCCGGCGGGACGAACGAGGTGCAGCGCAACGGCATAGGTGAGCGGGTGCTCGGTCTGCCCCGGGAGCCCTCGTTCGACAGCGGCAAGCCCTTCCGGGAGGTGCTGCGCGACGCCCGGAACTGGTCCGGCCGTGCTGGCTGA
- a CDS encoding cation-translocating P-type ATPase, translating into MSVHSEVDRSAVGTDSWFARSTEEVATAFRVDPAVGLADAQVAELLATDGPNVLPEEKPTPDWRRFLSQYRSYMQLILIGAAAVSVGVAEWSTAVLLALLTVLNAVVGLRQEGKAESAMNALRSMLKATARVRRAGSEAEIPADQVVVGDVVILAAGDEVPADGRVVAASALQIDESALTGESTPAAKDAVVLRAGPLGPGEILSLGGVDLARRSAIVKDLPSVETLGFVSAINSDKTGTLTMNQMTVVEVVEPTARYTVSGAGRALQGQVRHAAGGSAAVEEAILPYLVANDAALMNGEPVGDPTECALLVLGHKAGLDVDITRERLPRLATLPFDPDYKLMATFHSAVDTAGRSVVRCFVKGAAPAVLSRVATARSGGATVSWDAHLREWAEAHLERMGGEGKRVMAAATLDLDPAGFRADGDLLAYVTGLHLTSLVGMVDPPRPESAEAIAGARDAHIRVRMVTGDDVVTGAAIAAQVGIDGAAILGADFAALPESERLAVIDDIGVVGRVAPEHKVLLADTLKKRGDVVAMTGDGVNDAPAIKAADIGIAMGTGTDVAKNASRMILSDDNFATIVSAVERGRKIYDNLAKYIRFVLILLVVFVLTFLGATLFDIAAGEPFTPAQVLWIHFLVNAPFGFALGFDRASQGLMGRRPRPRGESLLTTRLIVMVGLVGLVMTVGLLAMIKIGETRFGSDSVGNSIAFTSFALCLIVGALECRDESGTILTTATFDSKHMNWTVLGEFVLAVFVTQLDAFRRLLGTTQLSLDEFAWALVPAIALLILWELGKWAVRRFLGAASAARTRDAGAGGRSGRGRTSREPAPPGGDVPARSNGAR; encoded by the coding sequence ATGAGCGTGCACAGCGAGGTTGATCGGAGCGCGGTCGGCACCGACAGCTGGTTCGCGCGCTCGACCGAGGAGGTCGCGACCGCCTTCCGGGTCGATCCGGCCGTTGGGCTGGCGGACGCACAGGTGGCCGAACTGCTGGCCACCGATGGCCCGAACGTGCTTCCGGAGGAGAAGCCCACGCCGGACTGGCGTCGTTTCCTGAGTCAGTACCGCAGCTACATGCAGCTGATTCTCATCGGCGCGGCCGCCGTTTCCGTCGGGGTTGCCGAGTGGAGCACCGCGGTGCTGCTCGCGCTGCTCACCGTCCTGAACGCCGTGGTGGGCCTGCGCCAGGAGGGCAAGGCCGAGAGCGCCATGAACGCGCTGCGGTCGATGCTGAAGGCGACGGCCCGCGTGCGGCGGGCCGGGTCCGAGGCCGAGATTCCGGCCGACCAGGTGGTGGTGGGCGATGTCGTGATCCTCGCGGCGGGTGACGAGGTACCGGCCGACGGGCGCGTTGTCGCAGCGAGCGCCCTGCAGATCGACGAGTCTGCGCTGACCGGGGAGAGCACCCCCGCCGCCAAGGACGCGGTCGTCCTGCGGGCCGGCCCGCTCGGCCCCGGCGAGATCCTCTCCCTCGGCGGCGTCGATCTCGCCAGGCGCAGCGCCATCGTCAAGGATCTCCCGTCGGTCGAGACCCTGGGATTCGTCTCTGCGATCAACTCGGACAAGACCGGGACTCTGACCATGAACCAGATGACCGTGGTCGAGGTCGTGGAACCGACCGCCCGGTACACGGTCTCCGGTGCCGGCCGCGCTCTGCAGGGGCAGGTCCGGCACGCCGCCGGCGGATCCGCCGCCGTCGAGGAGGCGATCCTGCCCTATCTGGTCGCGAACGACGCGGCGCTGATGAACGGGGAGCCCGTCGGCGATCCCACCGAGTGCGCCCTGCTGGTGCTCGGTCACAAGGCCGGGCTCGATGTGGACATCACCCGCGAGCGGCTGCCCCGGCTCGCCACGCTGCCGTTCGACCCGGACTACAAGCTGATGGCGACGTTCCATTCGGCCGTCGACACCGCGGGGCGGTCCGTCGTCCGGTGTTTCGTGAAGGGTGCGGCGCCCGCGGTTCTGTCCCGGGTTGCGACGGCGCGGTCCGGCGGCGCAACGGTCTCCTGGGACGCCCACCTGCGCGAATGGGCCGAGGCTCACCTCGAGCGTATGGGAGGCGAGGGGAAGCGGGTGATGGCCGCCGCCACCCTGGATCTCGATCCGGCCGGCTTCCGGGCCGACGGCGACCTGCTCGCCTACGTCACGGGTCTTCACCTGACGAGCCTGGTCGGGATGGTCGACCCGCCGCGGCCGGAATCCGCGGAGGCGATCGCCGGTGCGCGCGACGCCCACATCCGGGTCCGGATGGTCACCGGCGACGACGTTGTCACCGGAGCCGCCATCGCCGCGCAGGTCGGTATCGACGGTGCGGCCATTCTCGGCGCGGACTTCGCCGCGCTCCCGGAATCCGAGCGCCTGGCCGTCATCGACGACATCGGTGTCGTCGGACGGGTCGCCCCCGAGCACAAGGTGCTGCTCGCCGACACGTTGAAGAAGCGTGGTGACGTGGTGGCGATGACCGGAGACGGAGTCAACGACGCACCGGCCATCAAGGCCGCCGACATCGGGATCGCGATGGGTACCGGTACGGACGTCGCGAAGAACGCGAGCCGGATGATCCTGTCCGACGACAACTTCGCCACGATCGTGTCCGCGGTCGAGCGTGGCCGCAAGATCTACGACAACCTCGCCAAGTACATCCGCTTCGTTCTGATCCTCCTGGTCGTCTTCGTTCTGACCTTCCTGGGTGCCACTCTGTTCGATATCGCCGCCGGCGAACCGTTCACCCCCGCCCAGGTGTTGTGGATCCACTTCCTCGTCAACGCGCCGTTCGGCTTCGCTCTCGGCTTCGACCGGGCAAGCCAGGGGCTCATGGGCAGGAGGCCACGCCCACGCGGTGAGTCACTGCTGACCACCAGGCTGATCGTCATGGTCGGCCTGGTCGGGCTGGTCATGACGGTCGGCCTGCTGGCGATGATCAAGATCGGCGAGACGCGTTTCGGGAGCGACTCGGTCGGAAACTCGATCGCCTTCACCTCGTTCGCGCTGTGCCTGATCGTCGGGGCGCTCGAATGCCGCGACGAGTCCGGCACCATCCTGACGACAGCCACATTCGACAGCAAACATATGAACTGGACAGTGCTGGGAGAGTTCGTGCTCGCGGTGTTCGTCACCCAGCTGGACGCCTTCCGAAGGCTGCTCGGCACCACCCAGCTCAGCCTCGACGAGTTCGCCTGGGCGCTTGTCCCCGCGATCGCACTCCTGATCCTGTGGGAGCTCGGGAAATGGGCGGTCAGGCGTTTCCTCGGTGCAGCCTCCGCAGCACGAACGCGAGATGCAGGCGCAGGCGGCCGTTCGGGTCGTGGACGGACCAGCCGAGAACCTGCTCCGCCTGGTGGAGACGTTCCTGCAAGGTCGAATGGTGCACGGTGA
- a CDS encoding SDR family NAD(P)-dependent oxidoreductase: MNLTTELAGKVAVVTGGGAGLGAALARVFAQQGAAVATLDIDGAAAERTAKTITEELGVPTSSARVDVGDGESLAAAAWHVQETLGGCDVLCANVGVQQFGAIDRLTDQDWEWVLNVNVLGTIRTVREFLPLIRERAGWRRIVLTASSSVLTPAVRMGAYQTSKFAVTGFGETLREELAPEGIGVTLLFPGGMATGHLESSVQARPAALGTTSVDMDDLTAMLAHRPVGEADVVTPEHAIRNLLTDLNSDEPYSVTHGSFRPFYVARRDAMDAALNRMEAS, translated from the coding sequence TTGAACCTGACAACGGAACTGGCCGGAAAAGTCGCGGTCGTCACGGGCGGCGGGGCGGGCCTCGGTGCCGCCCTGGCCCGGGTGTTCGCGCAGCAGGGCGCCGCGGTGGCCACTCTGGACATCGACGGCGCGGCCGCCGAGCGGACCGCGAAGACCATCACCGAGGAACTCGGTGTTCCGACAAGCTCGGCACGCGTCGACGTCGGAGACGGCGAAAGCCTCGCTGCGGCGGCGTGGCACGTGCAGGAGACGCTCGGCGGGTGCGACGTGTTATGCGCGAATGTCGGCGTGCAGCAGTTCGGGGCGATCGACCGGCTGACCGACCAGGACTGGGAATGGGTTCTGAACGTCAACGTGCTGGGCACGATCCGCACGGTACGGGAGTTCCTCCCGCTCATCCGCGAGCGCGCCGGCTGGCGTCGGATCGTACTGACCGCCTCGTCCAGCGTGCTGACTCCGGCTGTGCGGATGGGTGCCTACCAGACGAGCAAGTTCGCCGTCACCGGGTTCGGGGAGACCCTGCGCGAGGAACTGGCCCCCGAAGGCATCGGCGTGACTCTCCTCTTCCCCGGCGGGATGGCCACCGGGCATCTGGAGAGCAGCGTTCAGGCACGGCCGGCGGCGCTCGGCACGACGAGCGTCGACATGGACGACCTCACCGCCATGCTCGCGCACCGGCCGGTGGGCGAGGCGGACGTCGTGACACCGGAGCACGCCATCCGCAACCTGCTCACCGACCTGAACAGCGACGAGCCGTACTCCGTCACGCACGGCTCGTTCCGCCCGTTCTACGTCGCTCGGCGCGACGCGATGGACGCCGCTCTGAACCGGATGGAGGCATCGTGA
- a CDS encoding alpha/beta hydrolase, protein MAVSDVDTGDVRVGPPPPFDVELAAALEMFGALLPQPMTLEVIRELRERMAGIVVSDEQLARGGAFTVETVSLPVGLGGPGGFELPLVVCRPTSTKTPAAAVYFMHGGGMVIGDARTGVSEALEWAEELGLVVVSPDYRLAPENPHPTPVDDCYAGLLWTADRLAEFGVAPGRTIVAGTSAGGGLAAAVALMARDRGGPALAGQMLLCPMLDDRNDTPSAWQMAGRGVWDRASNETGWTALLGDQRGGPDVSPYAAPARAGDLSGLPPAFIDVGSAETFRDEDVTYASRIWQAGGAAELHVWPGGFHGFDLMAPQAPVSQAAKAARTNWLRRLLAP, encoded by the coding sequence ATGGCTGTGAGCGATGTGGATACCGGTGACGTGCGGGTCGGTCCACCACCGCCTTTCGACGTCGAGCTGGCGGCGGCCCTCGAGATGTTCGGGGCGCTTCTGCCGCAGCCGATGACGCTGGAAGTGATCCGGGAGCTTCGCGAGCGGATGGCGGGCATCGTCGTCTCGGATGAGCAGCTCGCCCGCGGCGGCGCGTTCACCGTGGAGACGGTCTCGTTACCGGTCGGGCTGGGCGGTCCGGGTGGGTTCGAGCTGCCGCTGGTCGTGTGCCGGCCGACGTCGACCAAAACCCCGGCGGCGGCCGTCTACTTCATGCACGGCGGCGGGATGGTCATCGGTGACGCGCGCACCGGTGTCTCCGAGGCGCTTGAGTGGGCCGAGGAGCTGGGCCTGGTGGTCGTTTCGCCGGACTACCGGCTCGCGCCGGAGAACCCGCATCCGACCCCTGTCGACGACTGTTACGCCGGCCTGCTCTGGACGGCGGACCGGCTGGCCGAGTTCGGTGTCGCCCCGGGCCGAACCATCGTGGCGGGCACCAGCGCGGGCGGCGGCCTGGCCGCGGCCGTGGCACTGATGGCCCGCGACCGCGGTGGCCCGGCCCTGGCCGGGCAGATGCTGCTGTGCCCGATGCTCGACGACCGCAACGACACCCCGTCGGCCTGGCAGATGGCCGGGCGTGGTGTCTGGGACCGCGCGTCGAACGAGACCGGCTGGACGGCACTGCTCGGCGATCAGCGCGGTGGCCCCGACGTCTCGCCGTACGCCGCCCCGGCCCGTGCCGGTGACCTCTCCGGCCTGCCTCCGGCCTTCATCGACGTCGGCTCGGCGGAGACCTTCCGGGACGAGGACGTGACCTACGCCAGCCGGATCTGGCAGGCGGGCGGCGCGGCCGAGCTGCATGTGTGGCCCGGCGGCTTCCACGGCTTCGACCTGATGGCACCGCAGGCTCCGGTCTCGCAGGCCGCGAAGGCCGCCCGGACGAACTGGCTTCGCCGCCTTCTCGCGCCGTAG
- a CDS encoding class II glutamine amidotransferase encodes MCRWLGYSGAPISPRVLLYEPKRSLIAQSIRHGAGLYEPNGDGTGIGWYGRRECPAVFRSDSPAWGDENLRELADEICSPMFLAHVRASTGTPAQKTNSHPFRYRRWLFVHNGHIEGFDSLRRELLMAVRADLFANIKGSTDSEVMFHLALTFGLEGDPLGGLERMAGFVESVGAAAGIAEPLQMTVGLTDGQRMFAVRYASGPVANTLYMNEDVDALRMLYPEDGRLSRVPHNARAILSEPLDELPGVWQEVPPSTALVVNGTPHECPFRPRLPA; translated from the coding sequence ATGTGCCGATGGCTGGGGTACTCCGGTGCGCCGATCTCCCCACGTGTCCTGCTCTATGAGCCGAAACGTTCGCTGATAGCCCAGAGCATCAGGCATGGAGCGGGCCTGTACGAACCGAACGGCGACGGGACGGGTATCGGCTGGTATGGGAGGCGCGAGTGTCCGGCCGTATTCCGTAGCGATTCGCCTGCCTGGGGGGACGAGAATCTTCGGGAACTCGCCGACGAGATCTGCTCGCCAATGTTTCTCGCGCACGTTCGAGCGAGCACTGGAACACCTGCCCAGAAGACGAACTCCCATCCGTTTCGCTACCGGCGATGGCTGTTCGTGCACAATGGCCATATCGAGGGCTTCGATTCTCTCCGGCGCGAGCTGCTGATGGCGGTCCGGGCGGACCTGTTCGCCAACATCAAGGGCTCGACCGACTCGGAGGTGATGTTCCACCTCGCGCTCACGTTCGGGCTCGAGGGTGATCCCCTGGGCGGGCTGGAGAGGATGGCCGGTTTCGTCGAGAGCGTCGGTGCTGCGGCGGGCATCGCCGAACCGCTGCAGATGACGGTCGGGCTGACCGACGGCCAGAGGATGTTCGCGGTCAGGTATGCGAGCGGGCCGGTCGCCAACACCCTCTACATGAACGAGGACGTCGACGCGCTCCGGATGCTCTACCCCGAGGACGGCCGCCTGAGCCGGGTGCCGCACAACGCGCGCGCCATCCTGTCGGAACCCCTGGACGAGCTACCCGGGGTGTGGCAGGAGGTACCGCCGTCGACGGCACTCGTCGTCAACGGCACACCGCACGAATGCCCCTTCCGCCCCCGGCTGCCGGCGTGA
- a CDS encoding enoyl-CoA hydratase/isomerase family protein encodes MDSTLVERKDGLVTVTFNRPERKNALDAASWAALDQVLTEVAGNPEDRALLLTGAGGNFSSGADLTGSGSGGSSSGLTGRGRQAILHEMRHVGELINRLHRLPKPTIAAVDGVVVGVSMGLALACDLIVASDRARFSSVFVRRGLALDGGTSWSLPRQVGLRRAKQLAFLGDWLGAEQALDWGLVNEVVPAEELAKTAAALGQRLAAGPTTAISLIKRMLDASESLTFEQAVEEEARAQHITYTTKDMREGIQAFIERREPKFTGE; translated from the coding sequence ATGGACTCGACGCTCGTCGAACGCAAGGACGGCCTGGTCACGGTGACGTTCAACCGCCCGGAGCGGAAGAACGCGCTCGACGCGGCCAGCTGGGCGGCCCTGGACCAGGTACTCACGGAGGTCGCCGGCAACCCCGAGGACCGTGCCCTGCTCCTCACGGGAGCGGGTGGCAACTTCTCGTCCGGCGCCGACCTGACCGGCAGCGGTAGTGGTGGTAGTTCGAGCGGGCTCACGGGCCGCGGCCGCCAGGCCATCCTGCACGAGATGCGACATGTCGGCGAGCTCATCAACCGGCTGCACCGGCTGCCGAAGCCGACGATCGCCGCGGTCGACGGGGTGGTCGTCGGGGTGTCGATGGGCCTCGCGCTCGCCTGCGACCTCATCGTCGCCAGCGACCGGGCGCGGTTCAGCTCCGTCTTCGTCCGGCGTGGCCTCGCCCTCGACGGCGGGACGTCCTGGAGCCTGCCGCGCCAGGTCGGCCTGCGCCGGGCGAAGCAGCTCGCCTTCCTCGGGGACTGGCTCGGCGCCGAGCAGGCCCTGGACTGGGGGCTCGTCAACGAGGTCGTGCCGGCCGAGGAGCTGGCCAAGACCGCGGCGGCTCTCGGTCAGCGGCTCGCGGCCGGCCCGACCACCGCGATCAGCCTGATCAAGCGGATGCTGGACGCCAGCGAGTCGCTCACCTTCGAGCAGGCGGTCGAGGAGGAGGCCCGGGCGCAGCACATCACCTACACCACCAAGGACATGCGAGAGGGCATCCAGGCGTTCATCGAGCGCCGCGAGCCGAAGTTCACCGGCGAATGA
- a CDS encoding SHOCT domain-containing protein, whose translation MEYPLLNVFWTMLWFFAFALWICVLVFVIADVFRRRDLSGWGKAGWLAAVILLPLLGVFTYTIIYGQEMGERTYQEAQRRESLQQGFSPSAVRATQGTADELAKLADLRRQGDISEAEFEQGKRQILA comes from the coding sequence ATGGAATATCCACTTCTCAACGTCTTCTGGACGATGCTCTGGTTCTTCGCCTTCGCACTGTGGATCTGTGTCCTCGTTTTCGTGATCGCGGATGTCTTCCGCCGGCGCGACCTGTCCGGCTGGGGTAAGGCCGGCTGGCTCGCCGCCGTGATCCTCCTGCCGTTGCTGGGTGTCTTCACCTACACGATCATCTACGGCCAGGAGATGGGCGAGCGCACGTACCAGGAGGCTCAGCGGCGCGAATCCCTGCAGCAGGGGTTCAGCCCCTCCGCGGTGCGGGCCACCCAGGGGACCGCGGACGAGCTCGCGAAGCTGGCCGATCTCCGCCGCCAGGGCGACATCAGCGAGGCGGAGTTCGAGCAGGGGAAGCGGCAGATCCTGGCCTGA
- a CDS encoding acyl-CoA dehydrogenase family protein encodes MSVRLLAAATAEQGMLVDTTVRFIEDTLPLTGVRALAESTEPVGAAYIADAASLGWFGMLVDERHGGGSASGIGLVDAAAVAAERGATLQPGPFVGTNVVAHALSVAASPTGDLVSAGQMSAGPVSADTVSGEAGPHTDLLARLVAGQAVATWVAGAVGGLTPGAGEVTIRSATDAPGGGSALDGYVLDGEVRHVPDALGCDVLLVTGNGTDGLTQVIVDTTAPGVEIRALSGLDITRRTCSVRLSGVHVPAGALVGTPGTATEDLFARQTQVAAVLAAAESVGAMHRDFELAVEYARARIAFGRPIGSFQAIKHLLADTSLSLEMAKGLVTAAAEALGGGAPDGAELAHAAKAFVAEHGITLTHACFQVFGGIGYTWEHDHHLFMRRLAADAVTYGCAQWHRARLAERIGGVG; translated from the coding sequence ATGAGCGTTCGGCTGCTGGCGGCGGCGACGGCCGAGCAGGGGATGCTCGTCGACACCACCGTCCGTTTCATCGAGGACACGCTGCCGCTGACCGGTGTCCGCGCGCTCGCCGAGAGCACCGAGCCGGTGGGTGCGGCCTACATCGCCGACGCGGCCTCCCTCGGCTGGTTCGGGATGCTGGTCGACGAGCGCCACGGTGGTGGCAGCGCGTCCGGTATCGGGCTTGTCGACGCGGCCGCCGTGGCCGCCGAGCGTGGCGCCACGCTTCAACCGGGTCCCTTCGTCGGGACGAACGTCGTCGCCCACGCACTGTCCGTCGCGGCGAGCCCGACCGGTGACCTGGTGTCAGCGGGTCAGATGTCAGCGGGCCCGGTGTCTGCGGACACTGTTTCCGGGGAGGCCGGGCCGCACACCGATCTGCTGGCGCGCCTCGTCGCCGGGCAGGCCGTCGCGACCTGGGTGGCAGGTGCGGTGGGCGGCCTGACGCCAGGAGCCGGCGAGGTCACCATCCGGTCTGCCACCGACGCGCCCGGCGGTGGCTCCGCTCTTGACGGCTACGTCCTGGATGGCGAGGTCCGCCACGTCCCCGACGCCCTCGGCTGCGACGTGCTGCTGGTCACCGGCAACGGCACGGACGGCCTGACGCAGGTCATCGTCGACACCACCGCACCGGGTGTCGAGATCCGCGCGCTGTCCGGCCTCGACATCACCCGGCGAACCTGCTCCGTTCGCCTGAGCGGTGTCCACGTTCCCGCCGGCGCGCTGGTCGGGACGCCCGGAACGGCCACCGAGGATCTGTTCGCCCGGCAGACACAGGTGGCCGCCGTGCTCGCCGCCGCCGAGTCGGTCGGCGCGATGCACCGGGACTTCGAACTGGCCGTCGAGTACGCCCGGGCCCGGATCGCCTTCGGCCGCCCGATCGGCTCGTTTCAGGCGATCAAGCACCTGCTCGCGGACACCAGCCTGTCGCTGGAGATGGCCAAGGGCCTGGTGACCGCCGCCGCCGAGGCACTCGGCGGGGGTGCGCCCGACGGCGCCGAACTCGCCCACGCCGCCAAGGCGTTCGTCGCGGAGCACGGCATCACCCTCACGCACGCGTGCTTCCAGGTCTTCGGCGGGATCGGCTACACCTGGGAGCACGACCACCACCTGTTCATGCGCCGGTTGGCGGCCGACGCGGTGACCTACGGATGCGCGCAGTGGCACCGGGCGCGGCTGGCCGAGCGGATCGGAGGAGTCGGCTGA
- a CDS encoding nuclear transport factor 2 family protein — translation MTDQEPTLLRRLLDIEELKRLKASYFRNLDTKNWDGFAGVFASEAVLEVPEAEMVVNGREAIVKSVSEALAGARTVHHGHMPELELTGADTARGTWAMFDYVEWPAPESGGRVGLQGYGHYVEEYVREGGRWRISRSRLERLRVDSLASDVPAVAG, via the coding sequence GTGACCGACCAGGAGCCGACCCTGCTGCGCCGGCTTCTCGACATCGAGGAGCTCAAGCGGCTCAAGGCGAGCTACTTCCGGAACCTCGACACGAAGAACTGGGACGGTTTCGCCGGGGTGTTCGCGTCCGAGGCCGTGCTGGAGGTTCCTGAGGCCGAGATGGTCGTCAACGGCCGGGAGGCCATCGTGAAGTCGGTCAGCGAGGCACTGGCCGGTGCCCGGACAGTTCACCACGGCCACATGCCGGAGCTTGAGCTCACCGGGGCGGACACCGCCCGCGGCACGTGGGCGATGTTCGACTACGTCGAATGGCCCGCACCCGAATCGGGTGGCCGGGTCGGCCTGCAGGGCTACGGGCACTATGTCGAGGAGTACGTTCGCGAGGGCGGCAGGTGGCGGATCAGCCGCTCGAGGCTGGAGCGCCTGCGGGTGGACTCGCTCGCCTCCGACGTGCCTGCCGTCGCCGGGTAG